From Thermoflavifilum aggregans, a single genomic window includes:
- a CDS encoding efflux RND transporter permease subunit yields the protein MSWQRLASWILKKRLILLSLLGILTCIMAYFAAHVQLSYDFIKSIPLNNPKYKQYLAFKKTFGEDGNLMVIGYQTNHFFDSSFFHDYQQLVQRIQQVPYVEDVLSIPTALNLKKDDSLHRLQATLIFPSGSLSQRELDSLKNVFLSLPFYNGLLYNPETHSYLMAVHINKDILNTSGRTRIIDTIEQLADRFGQQHHITCYLSGIPYIRTVITNKLSRELRIFLISSVVLTALILLLFFRSLAAVWMSMTVVLIGVIWSLATIVLLGYKLTILTGLIPPLIVVIGIPNCVYFLNKYHSEYARHQNKVRALVRMVQRMGIVTLFTNLTAAIGFGVFFFTRSAVLKEFGIVAGINILWLFVISLVFLPAILSYLPAPKEKQVDYLDNPLLNWILKRLEILVFHYRPVVYAGTVLVLVFAIVGITRLTSVGYILDDVPHRDRLYTDLKFFERNFKGVMPLEILINTHHPNGVISLDLMNRIDAFSRYIARQPDFARPMSYVEGIKFARQAYYGGDSLSYAIPNQFDLVFLAPYLQFRPSASAGGNGFEKLLHAFVDSSKQTARLSINMKDVGTRRLPVLLQALQKKADSLFPASHYTLTYTGTSVVFLEGSRYIINGLTDSILLAFVLILGCMFYLFRSWKVVFISLVPNMIPLAFTAGVMGWVGVPLKPSTVLVFSVALGIAIDVTIRFLVNFKQEMQLVHYQMSEAVKRTIHDTGISIVYTGLILFAGFMIFSFSAFGGTQALGLLTSLTLILAMISNLTILPAMLLWLEKSLKRKARRHQLWPAVDEEKDLSLEELGLTELNHDTQPSSTEKQPRVKN from the coding sequence ATGAGCTGGCAAAGATTAGCAAGCTGGATATTGAAAAAAAGACTGATCCTCCTCTCCCTGTTAGGCATACTGACCTGCATCATGGCTTACTTTGCCGCTCATGTGCAGCTATCCTATGATTTCATCAAATCTATTCCCCTCAACAATCCCAAATACAAGCAATACCTGGCATTTAAAAAAACTTTTGGGGAAGACGGCAACCTGATGGTCATCGGCTATCAAACCAATCATTTTTTTGATTCTTCTTTCTTTCACGATTACCAGCAGCTGGTACAGCGTATTCAGCAAGTTCCCTATGTGGAGGATGTGCTGAGCATTCCCACCGCTCTGAATCTGAAAAAAGATGACAGCCTGCATCGCCTGCAGGCCACCCTTATCTTTCCATCCGGTTCGCTCAGCCAGCGTGAATTGGATAGCCTGAAAAACGTATTTCTGTCCCTGCCTTTTTACAACGGACTGCTTTACAATCCAGAAACGCACAGCTATCTGATGGCTGTGCACATCAACAAGGATATCCTTAACACCTCCGGCAGAACCCGGATCATCGATACGATTGAGCAACTGGCCGACAGATTCGGGCAGCAGCATCATATTACCTGTTACCTGAGCGGGATCCCCTATATCCGCACCGTGATTACCAATAAACTTTCCCGCGAACTGCGTATTTTTCTTATCAGCTCTGTGGTGCTGACAGCCCTGATTTTGCTGTTGTTCTTCCGCTCGCTGGCAGCCGTATGGATGTCCATGACAGTGGTGCTGATCGGCGTGATCTGGTCATTGGCCACCATCGTACTGCTGGGTTATAAACTCACCATCCTTACCGGACTCATCCCGCCTTTGATTGTAGTGATCGGCATTCCAAACTGTGTATACTTTCTGAACAAATACCACAGTGAATATGCCCGCCATCAGAACAAGGTCCGGGCGCTGGTACGCATGGTGCAACGGATGGGCATCGTCACGCTTTTCACCAATCTTACGGCAGCCATAGGCTTTGGCGTGTTCTTCTTCACCCGGAGTGCCGTGCTGAAAGAGTTCGGAATCGTAGCAGGCATCAATATCCTGTGGTTGTTTGTGATTTCACTGGTATTCCTGCCGGCTATCCTGAGCTACCTGCCGGCACCAAAAGAAAAACAGGTCGATTATCTGGATAATCCGCTGCTGAATTGGATACTGAAACGGCTGGAAATCCTGGTTTTTCATTACCGGCCGGTGGTATATGCAGGCACAGTGCTGGTGCTGGTGTTTGCCATCGTAGGCATCACCCGGCTGACCAGCGTGGGCTATATCCTGGACGATGTGCCACATCGCGACAGATTGTATACCGACCTGAAATTTTTTGAACGGAACTTCAAAGGGGTGATGCCGCTGGAAATCCTTATCAATACGCATCATCCCAACGGAGTGATTTCCCTGGACCTGATGAACCGGATTGACGCATTCAGCCGCTACATTGCGCGGCAACCCGATTTTGCCCGCCCCATGTCGTATGTGGAGGGTATCAAGTTTGCCCGGCAGGCATACTACGGCGGCGATTCACTTAGCTATGCCATCCCCAACCAGTTTGATCTGGTGTTTCTGGCTCCCTACTTGCAGTTCAGGCCTTCCGCTTCGGCTGGTGGCAATGGTTTTGAAAAGCTTTTGCATGCTTTTGTGGACAGCAGCAAACAAACCGCAAGGCTGAGCATCAACATGAAGGATGTGGGCACGCGACGCCTCCCCGTGTTGTTGCAGGCTCTCCAAAAGAAGGCCGATTCCCTTTTCCCAGCTTCGCACTATACCTTAACCTATACCGGTACCTCTGTGGTGTTTCTGGAAGGTTCTCGCTACATCATCAACGGGCTGACAGACAGCATCCTGCTGGCTTTTGTACTGATTCTGGGTTGTATGTTTTACCTGTTCCGCTCCTGGAAAGTGGTGTTCATTTCCCTGGTCCCCAATATGATTCCCCTGGCTTTTACGGCCGGTGTGATGGGCTGGGTGGGTGTGCCGCTGAAGCCTTCCACCGTGCTCGTCTTCAGTGTGGCTCTCGGTATTGCCATTGATGTAACGATCCGGTTTCTGGTCAATTTCAAACAGGAAATGCAGCTGGTGCATTATCAGATGTCGGAAGCTGTCAAACGGACTATCCACGACACCGGCATCAGCATCGTGTACACGGGTCTGATTTTGTTTGCCGGGTTTATGATTTTCAGCTTTTCGGCTTTCGGGGGCACTCAAGCCCTGGGCTTGCTCACCTCTCTGACGCTCATCCTGGCCATGATCAGCAACCTGACCATTCTGCCGGCCATGCTGCTCTGGCTGGAAAAATCCCTGAAACGCAAAGCCCGCCGCCATCAGCTATGGCCTGCCGTGGATGAAGAAAAGGATCTCTCGCTGGAAGAGCTTGGCCTCACGGAATTGAATCATGACACCCAGCCTTCGTCAACAGAAAAACAACCCCGTGTGAAAAACTAA
- the recO gene encoding DNA repair protein RecO, with the protein MLQKTRGIVLRAVKYGETSVVATVFTEELGVQSYLVNGVRSAGSARMKAAAFQPGMILEMVVYHHARKSLQRISEIQYGYLYQKVLAEPVRAAIMLYMAELLLRVLQLPQPFRDLYDFTEKQLKWLDTTQGRVANMPLYFTLHLAAGMGIGLPPTFHADRPYLDLREGVYLAHIPSHPDFLDAAESEVTARLLACSSADEAAAIALTQPQRRKLILHYQDYLRWHVPDFTSLHALPVLFQLFDTTDS; encoded by the coding sequence GTGCTTCAGAAAACGAGAGGTATTGTGTTGCGTGCCGTCAAATACGGTGAAACCAGTGTGGTGGCTACTGTTTTCACGGAAGAGCTGGGCGTGCAAAGTTATCTGGTAAATGGTGTACGCAGCGCCGGTTCGGCCAGGATGAAAGCTGCCGCTTTCCAGCCCGGCATGATCCTGGAGATGGTGGTTTATCATCATGCGCGCAAAAGCCTGCAACGCATATCCGAAATACAATATGGCTACCTGTATCAAAAGGTGCTGGCCGAGCCCGTAAGGGCTGCCATCATGCTCTATATGGCGGAATTGTTGCTGCGCGTACTTCAGCTGCCTCAACCGTTCAGGGATCTGTATGATTTTACCGAAAAACAGCTCAAATGGCTGGACACCACGCAAGGCCGGGTGGCCAATATGCCATTATATTTTACCCTGCACCTCGCTGCCGGGATGGGCATTGGCTTGCCCCCTACCTTTCATGCGGATCGACCTTATCTGGATTTACGGGAGGGGGTTTATCTGGCGCACATTCCATCCCATCCGGATTTTCTGGATGCAGCAGAAAGTGAGGTTACGGCCCGGCTACTGGCCTGTTCGTCGGCCGATGAAGCCGCAGCTATTGCACTGACGCAACCCCAAAGGCGAAAACTGATCCTGCATTATCAGGATTATTTGCGCTGGCATGTACCCGACTTTACTTCCCTGCATGCGCTCCCTGTATTGTTTCAGTTGTTCGACACAACGGATAGCTGA
- the gatB gene encoding Asp-tRNA(Asn)/Glu-tRNA(Gln) amidotransferase subunit GatB — protein MEWEAVIGLELHVQLLTASKLFSADAADFTTEPNTHISAISLAHPGTLPRLNRKAIEQAVKLGLACHAEITRINYFDRKNYFYPDLPKGYQITQHHTPICRGGYLTIYPENPPHYTRKTIRIHHMHLEEDAGKLLHREHHAWVDFNRAGVPLLEIVTEPDLHSPEEAAACLTALRRLVRYLGVSDGNMEEGSLRCDVNVSVRPAGTQTLGTKVEIKNLNSVRFVRKALEYEINRQIAELEQGTPITQHTRGYDEQRNITYPQRQKEMAHDYRYFPEPDLTPFVITDDMLGSIRRQMPPSQELLMDNYLHELGLGFSEAWQLTESPATVQFFTETLRLLSPAAAKTIANWLLGPIRAYLNSHPLPEPAGHLTPGQLAELIQLIENGTTNFTAAAQQLLPPLLEGTHFSPAQLAEQLGLHAQPDKQELLACVDEILHAMPDKIKQYRSGKKGLLGYFVGEVMKKTQGKANPQLIHELIRERLK, from the coding sequence ATGGAGTGGGAAGCCGTGATTGGACTGGAGCTGCACGTGCAACTCCTCACCGCCAGCAAATTGTTCAGTGCCGATGCCGCAGATTTTACCACCGAACCCAATACCCATATCAGTGCGATTAGCCTGGCCCACCCGGGTACCTTGCCCCGACTGAACCGAAAAGCCATTGAACAAGCCGTGAAACTGGGCCTGGCCTGCCATGCGGAGATCACCCGAATCAATTATTTCGACCGGAAAAACTATTTCTACCCTGATCTGCCCAAAGGCTACCAGATTACCCAGCATCATACTCCCATCTGCCGGGGCGGTTACCTGACCATTTATCCGGAAAATCCGCCTCATTACACCCGGAAAACCATCCGCATTCACCACATGCACCTCGAAGAAGATGCGGGCAAGCTGTTGCATCGGGAACATCATGCCTGGGTGGATTTTAACCGGGCTGGGGTGCCTCTGCTGGAAATAGTCACGGAACCCGACCTGCATTCACCGGAAGAGGCCGCAGCCTGCCTGACGGCCCTCAGAAGGCTGGTGCGCTACCTGGGGGTGAGTGATGGCAACATGGAAGAGGGAAGCCTGCGATGCGATGTCAATGTGTCCGTCCGACCGGCCGGCACACAAACGCTCGGTACCAAGGTGGAAATCAAAAACCTGAACTCCGTGCGTTTTGTGCGCAAAGCCCTGGAATACGAAATCAACCGGCAGATTGCAGAGCTGGAGCAAGGTACTCCTATCACACAGCACACCCGGGGCTACGACGAGCAGCGCAATATCACCTATCCTCAGCGGCAAAAGGAAATGGCGCACGATTACCGATATTTTCCGGAGCCCGACCTTACACCGTTTGTCATTACCGACGATATGCTCGGATCCATCCGCCGGCAGATGCCACCTTCTCAGGAACTGCTGATGGATAACTACCTACATGAGCTGGGGCTTGGTTTTTCCGAAGCCTGGCAGCTCACAGAAAGCCCTGCCACCGTGCAGTTTTTCACAGAAACCCTCCGCCTGCTTTCCCCTGCGGCAGCCAAAACCATTGCCAACTGGCTGCTGGGGCCTATCCGGGCTTACCTGAACAGCCATCCGCTGCCAGAGCCTGCCGGCCACCTGACCCCCGGGCAACTGGCTGAACTCATCCAACTGATTGAAAACGGAACAACTAACTTTACCGCTGCAGCCCAGCAATTGCTACCTCCCCTGCTGGAAGGCACCCATTTTTCGCCCGCACAACTGGCCGAACAGCTGGGACTGCATGCCCAGCCAGACAAACAGGAACTGCTGGCCTGCGTAGATGAAATCCTGCATGCCATGCCCGACAAAATCAAACAATATCGCTCCGGAAAAAAGGGACTGCTGGGTTATTTCGTGGGTGAAGTCATGAAAAAAACACAAGGAAAAGCCAATCCGCAACTCATCCATGAACTGATCCGGGAAAGACTAAAATAA
- a CDS encoding TlpA disulfide reductase family protein — MRNTVFTLLRRPWIYWLLGLGLLAACHRTPSTRSFTLSLQLSHLPNQGIIYLDALEINQVKTIDTLNLSTASQPLTFTGTIPEEGLYRLRFPNGQLLFLVLSGGHTTISGDYNQLSQVQFSGSPASATLQAFLHHLYQENQILTQETRTYDSLRKSGQLSDSVLAVKTQEIQTRQQDLENYILHFADTTQSPACAVFALSMLQSRDELLQAKSVVDRLLNRFPHHQLVKDLVAAYQLIAEESSGAPLPVGSVAPDISLPDTAGHVLSLHDFRGKYVLVDFWASWCAPCRQENPYVVAAYQKFRDKNFTIFSVSLDSKKENWLKAIHEDHLSWNHVSDLKGWNSSAADLYHVEAIPANFLLDPQGKIIAENLIGPALEDTLSRILQ; from the coding sequence ATGCGGAATACTGTTTTTACTTTGCTGCGACGCCCATGGATTTACTGGTTGCTGGGATTGGGACTGCTGGCTGCCTGCCATCGCACCCCTTCCACTCGATCATTTACCTTGAGCCTTCAGCTGAGTCATCTGCCCAACCAGGGAATCATTTACCTGGATGCCCTTGAAATCAATCAGGTGAAAACCATTGATACGCTCAATCTGTCAACGGCCTCCCAACCACTGACCTTCACCGGCACCATCCCCGAAGAAGGCCTGTATCGCCTACGATTCCCCAATGGTCAGTTGCTGTTTCTGGTGCTGTCAGGCGGTCACACCACCATTTCTGGTGATTACAACCAGCTTAGCCAGGTGCAGTTTTCTGGTTCTCCCGCTTCAGCAACCCTGCAGGCATTCCTCCATCATCTCTATCAGGAAAACCAAATCCTGACGCAGGAAACGCGCACCTACGACAGCCTGAGAAAATCCGGTCAGCTATCCGACAGTGTGCTGGCTGTCAAGACTCAGGAAATCCAGACCCGCCAGCAAGACCTGGAAAACTATATCCTGCACTTCGCCGATACCACCCAAAGCCCGGCATGTGCAGTGTTTGCTTTAAGCATGTTGCAAAGCCGCGACGAACTGCTGCAGGCCAAATCCGTTGTTGACCGACTGCTCAATCGGTTCCCCCACCACCAACTGGTGAAAGACCTGGTGGCTGCCTATCAGCTGATAGCGGAAGAATCTTCGGGTGCTCCTTTGCCTGTGGGATCCGTAGCTCCTGACATCAGCCTGCCCGACACTGCCGGCCACGTGCTTTCGCTGCATGATTTCCGGGGAAAATATGTGCTGGTCGATTTCTGGGCCTCCTGGTGTGCTCCCTGCCGCCAGGAAAACCCTTATGTGGTAGCTGCTTACCAGAAATTCAGGGATAAAAACTTCACCATTTTCAGCGTTTCGCTTGACAGCAAAAAGGAAAACTGGCTGAAAGCTATCCATGAAGATCATCTCTCCTGGAACCATGTGAGCGATCTGAAAGGCTGGAACTCTTCCGCGGCCGACCTCTATCATGTGGAAGCCATTCCGGCCAATTTTCTGCTGGATCCTCAGGGAAAAATCATTGCCGAAAACCTCATCGGGCCGGCATTGGAAGACACCCTGAGCCGCATTTTGCAATAA
- a CDS encoding UDP-2,3-diacylglucosamine diphosphatase: protein MPAQALHTVELSMALPENQKIYFASDFHLGAGGKQPSLQREKLIVQWLEEISADAAHIFLLGDLFDFWFEYKSVIPKGYTRLLGKLAELSDRGIPISVFIGNHDMWMDGYFEEEFHIPVYDSPVILHCEGKSFYLGHGDGLGPGDRGYKMLKKIFRNPLCRKLFAMLHPSWGIAIADFFSRQSRAATSTETYLGEEREWLVQYCKQVLAERHIDYFIFGHRHLALDITLPGGSRYINLGDWLRFYSFAVFDARQGLQLCYYPATVKTFSAGN from the coding sequence TTGCCAGCCCAAGCCCTTCATACCGTGGAGCTCTCAATGGCATTGCCCGAAAATCAAAAAATTTACTTCGCTTCGGATTTTCACCTGGGAGCAGGAGGAAAACAACCCAGCCTGCAAAGGGAAAAACTGATCGTGCAATGGCTGGAAGAAATATCGGCCGACGCTGCCCATATTTTCCTGCTGGGCGACCTGTTTGATTTCTGGTTTGAATACAAATCGGTTATCCCCAAAGGCTATACCCGCTTGCTAGGAAAACTGGCAGAACTCTCAGACCGGGGCATCCCCATATCCGTTTTTATTGGCAATCACGATATGTGGATGGATGGTTATTTTGAAGAAGAATTTCATATTCCGGTGTATGATAGCCCGGTTATTTTACACTGCGAAGGGAAAAGTTTTTATCTCGGACATGGCGATGGATTGGGCCCGGGCGACAGAGGATATAAGATGCTGAAAAAAATCTTCCGCAATCCCCTCTGCAGAAAACTCTTTGCCATGCTGCATCCTTCCTGGGGAATAGCTATTGCCGATTTTTTCAGCCGCCAAAGCCGGGCTGCCACATCTACCGAAACCTACCTGGGAGAAGAGCGGGAATGGCTGGTGCAATATTGCAAGCAAGTGCTTGCGGAGAGGCATATCGACTATTTCATTTTTGGCCATCGCCATCTTGCCTTGGACATCACCCTGCCGGGAGGCAGCCGTTATATCAACCTGGGCGACTGGCTCAGGTTTTATTCCTTTGCTGTATTTGATGCCCGACAAGGGCTGCAGCTGTGCTATTATCCCGCCACGGTAAAAACTTTTTCTGCCGGTAACTAA
- a CDS encoding NHL repeat-containing protein: MKTLYSGILCIGWSCYAFSATAQAPQLSFRITDSSALKACQVYTDPSGNLYWINLQGVFFKKDLHADSLYQYTNWSAGIPDQADASNPLRILLFYANTGRIQFLSRWLTSQYVLDLKAQGILQPAAMALSYDNQIWVFDARNGTLKKISPDGNLLLQSAPFNQLMPGLLQPTRIIDRHQQVYLYDPLRGIAVYDELANFKTWMPVENSQSFAVTDEFLFVLKADSLYVFQPPFGQWPGMPLPAYIKPRDIAASPDNHHLWLLGAHALYTLQLSVVSNN; this comes from the coding sequence ATGAAAACGTTATACTCCGGCATTCTTTGTATTGGCTGGTCGTGCTACGCCTTTTCTGCCACCGCACAGGCGCCGCAGCTTTCCTTCCGGATCACCGACAGCTCCGCATTAAAGGCCTGCCAGGTGTACACAGACCCTTCCGGCAATTTGTATTGGATCAATCTGCAGGGTGTTTTCTTCAAAAAAGATTTGCATGCTGACAGCCTGTATCAATATACCAACTGGAGTGCCGGCATTCCCGACCAAGCCGACGCAAGCAATCCGTTGCGCATTTTGCTTTTTTATGCTAATACCGGGCGCATTCAATTTCTCTCCAGATGGCTGACTTCCCAGTATGTACTCGACCTGAAAGCCCAAGGCATCCTGCAACCTGCTGCCATGGCTCTTTCCTACGACAACCAGATCTGGGTATTTGATGCACGGAACGGAACCTTGAAAAAAATAAGTCCTGACGGTAATCTGCTCCTGCAAAGTGCTCCCTTTAACCAGCTTATGCCCGGACTGCTGCAACCCACACGGATCATTGACCGACATCAACAGGTATATCTGTACGATCCGCTACGGGGTATCGCTGTGTACGATGAGCTGGCCAATTTCAAAACATGGATGCCGGTTGAAAATTCCCAATCGTTTGCAGTGACAGATGAATTTCTGTTTGTACTCAAAGCTGATAGTCTGTATGTATTTCAGCCTCCTTTCGGACAATGGCCCGGCATGCCTTTACCTGCTTATATCAAGCCTCGGGACATAGCCGCCTCACCCGATAACCACCACCTGTGGCTGCTTGGCGCCCATGCCTTGTATACCCTTCAGCTATCCGTTGTGTCGAACAACTGA